The following proteins come from a genomic window of Salinicoccus sp. RF5:
- a CDS encoding glutamate synthase subunit beta has product MGEFKGFMKHQRKSQSEEDLKARVSNYEAFQHRFCNEDAQEQGARCMECGTPFCQTGVGVGKETVGCPIGNYIPEWNDLVYKGQFKEAYRRLSETNNFPEFTGNVCPAPCESSCVLSINNDPVAIKGIERTIIDEAFEQGWVEPRTPNHRLDTRIAIIGSGPAGLTAADELNSWGHNVDIYERDIKPGGLLRYGIPNMKLDKAVVERRVELMEAAGVNFICDVNVGKDVTYEELDEKYDAIIVATGARKQRDLKLEGRQSKDIQFAMDYLTEQTQYQFGEIEEPSITAKDKHVIVIGGGDTGADCVAMSLREGCKSVFQLNKYDRLPDKVDGNPFWPLQKQVFKLDYAHAEYEGAFGQEPRAYGVQTMAYDVDFVGDLKGINTQVLSQQPLNDITMEDQERYFKADLVLLSIGFEGVESELPKAFQLQMTHNKIAADDSDYKTNRRKVFAAGDARRGQSLVVWAIKEGREVARAAHKFAVQNKIYS; this is encoded by the coding sequence ATGGGTGAGTTCAAAGGATTTATGAAACATCAGAGAAAGTCTCAGTCGGAAGAAGATCTGAAAGCAAGAGTTTCGAATTATGAGGCGTTCCAGCATCGCTTCTGCAACGAAGATGCACAGGAGCAGGGCGCGCGCTGCATGGAATGCGGCACACCATTCTGCCAGACGGGTGTCGGTGTAGGTAAGGAGACCGTCGGCTGTCCGATCGGCAACTATATTCCGGAATGGAACGACCTTGTCTATAAAGGGCAGTTCAAGGAGGCCTACAGGCGCCTTTCCGAAACGAACAACTTTCCTGAGTTCACGGGGAATGTATGTCCGGCACCGTGTGAATCTTCGTGTGTGCTCTCCATCAACAATGATCCGGTCGCAATCAAGGGGATTGAGCGCACAATCATCGATGAAGCCTTCGAACAGGGCTGGGTCGAGCCGAGGACACCGAACCACAGGCTGGATACACGCATAGCTATCATCGGCAGCGGACCTGCCGGTCTGACTGCAGCAGATGAACTGAACTCATGGGGGCATAATGTCGATATCTATGAAAGGGACATCAAGCCCGGCGGCCTGCTCAGGTACGGCATTCCAAACATGAAGCTGGATAAGGCTGTCGTGGAACGCAGGGTGGAACTGATGGAGGCGGCAGGTGTGAATTTCATCTGTGATGTCAATGTAGGTAAAGATGTGACGTATGAAGAACTTGATGAAAAATACGATGCGATCATCGTTGCGACTGGCGCACGCAAGCAGAGGGACTTGAAGCTTGAAGGCAGACAGAGCAAGGATATCCAGTTCGCGATGGATTATCTGACTGAACAGACACAGTACCAGTTCGGCGAAATCGAAGAACCGAGCATCACGGCAAAGGATAAGCATGTCATCGTCATTGGCGGCGGGGATACCGGGGCCGACTGTGTAGCGATGTCCTTGAGGGAAGGGTGCAAATCCGTCTTCCAGCTGAACAAATACGACCGTCTGCCGGACAAGGTGGATGGCAACCCGTTCTGGCCGCTCCAGAAGCAGGTGTTCAAGCTGGATTATGCCCATGCCGAATACGAGGGCGCTTTCGGTCAGGAACCGCGTGCCTACGGTGTTCAGACGATGGCATATGATGTGGACTTCGTCGGCGACCTGAAAGGGATCAATACACAGGTGCTCAGCCAGCAGCCTCTGAATGATATCACCATGGAAGACCAGGAACGCTATTTCAAGGCAGATCTTGTGCTCCTATCCATTGGTTTTGAAGGGGTGGAGAGCGAATTGCCGAAAGCCTTCCAGCTGCAGATGACGCATAATAAGATTGCAGCCGACGACAGCGACTACAAGACGAACAGGCGGAAGGTCTTCGCTGCAGGAGATGCAAGGCGCGGACAGAGCCTTGTTGTGTGGGCGATCAAGGAAGGGCGCGAAGTTGCCCGTGCAGCACATAAATTTGCGGTACAGAACAAAATATACTCATAA
- a CDS encoding tartrate dehydrogenase, producing the protein MKKIKLAVVPGDGIGTEVVPHALKVLDTIAELHGGLSFEYEHFDYGCDYYLEHGAMMAEDGLERLGQSDSVFLGAVGDISKVPDHISLWGLLLKIRREFELEINVRPAKVFEGIRSPLLNPKDFDLVVVRENSEGEYSSVGGRMYQGENEIAIQNNVFSRRATKQAMEHAFELAKSRRQHVTSATKSNGIFHSMPFWDEVFKETAQKHRGIETASQHIDALAATFVTHPERYDVIVASNLFGDVLTDIGAAIMGSIGIAPSANLNLNGKHPSMFEPVHGSAPDIVGKGIANPIGQLWTAKMLLDHHGEGEMGTLLLDTMERVTADGFLTPDVGGDKKTGEVTEELIRRLREK; encoded by the coding sequence ATGAAGAAGATAAAACTTGCTGTAGTGCCGGGTGACGGCATTGGAACAGAAGTCGTCCCGCACGCACTGAAGGTTTTGGATACCATTGCAGAACTGCATGGTGGGCTGTCGTTTGAATATGAACATTTCGACTATGGATGTGACTATTATCTGGAGCATGGTGCCATGATGGCTGAAGATGGGCTGGAGCGGCTCGGGCAGTCGGACAGTGTCTTTCTGGGAGCCGTCGGCGACATTTCAAAAGTGCCGGACCATATTTCCCTATGGGGGCTGCTGCTCAAGATCAGACGGGAGTTTGAACTTGAAATCAATGTACGTCCCGCAAAAGTATTTGAAGGCATCCGGTCCCCCTTGCTGAATCCAAAGGACTTCGACCTTGTAGTCGTGCGTGAGAACAGTGAAGGCGAATACAGTTCCGTCGGCGGGCGGATGTACCAGGGTGAAAATGAAATCGCCATACAGAACAATGTCTTCTCGAGACGTGCGACAAAACAGGCGATGGAGCATGCGTTCGAGCTTGCGAAATCGAGACGTCAGCATGTGACCAGTGCAACGAAATCCAATGGGATCTTCCACTCCATGCCATTCTGGGATGAAGTCTTCAAGGAGACGGCACAAAAGCATAGGGGCATTGAAACCGCCTCCCAGCACATTGATGCGTTGGCTGCGACATTCGTCACGCATCCAGAGCGCTACGATGTCATCGTTGCGAGCAACCTGTTCGGCGATGTGCTGACCGACATCGGTGCTGCAATCATGGGGAGCATCGGTATCGCGCCATCTGCGAACCTCAATCTGAACGGGAAGCATCCATCCATGTTTGAACCTGTACATGGGTCGGCACCTGATATTGTAGGCAAAGGCATTGCCAACCCGATCGGACAGCTCTGGACAGCCAAGATGCTGCTTGATCATCATGGTGAGGGGGAGATGGGGACCCTCCTGCTCGACACGATGGAGCGTGTAACGGCAGACGGCTTCCTGACACCCGATGTCGGCGGCGACAAGAAGACAGGAGAAGTCACTGAAGAGCTGATCAGAAGGCTGAGGGAAAAATAA
- a CDS encoding DUF3100 domain-containing protein — MSEKVELKAILKDWRLHVVVLVIVMFTELIGQISIPVGPGAILLLPMLYALVIGFGLYFTPVVSKKQSKNAEPLIVMGVGVLIAKIGVVIGPQIQELLAVGPALLLQELGNLGTILLALPVAIWLGMKRESVGMAHSIGREPNVGLIMDRYGFNSPEGRGVMTMYIFGTVFGAIFLGLIAGLLATLTPIHPLSFALASGVGSGSMMAAGSGTLIAAYPDLESQIIALAGASNLISLATGLYVSMFIGLPLANKIYALMNKNEAGGE; from the coding sequence ATGAGTGAAAAAGTGGAACTGAAAGCAATTCTTAAAGATTGGCGTCTGCACGTGGTTGTGCTGGTCATCGTAATGTTTACTGAACTGATCGGACAGATCTCGATACCTGTAGGTCCGGGAGCCATACTGTTGCTGCCGATGCTGTATGCCCTGGTCATAGGCTTCGGGCTTTATTTCACACCTGTCGTTTCAAAAAAGCAGTCGAAGAATGCCGAACCACTCATAGTGATGGGAGTGGGTGTTCTGATAGCAAAAATCGGTGTGGTCATCGGCCCACAGATACAGGAGCTGCTTGCGGTCGGCCCGGCGCTCCTTCTGCAGGAGCTCGGCAATCTGGGGACCATATTGCTGGCACTGCCTGTAGCGATATGGCTTGGAATGAAGCGTGAGAGCGTGGGGATGGCCCACTCGATCGGCAGGGAGCCGAATGTGGGTCTGATCATGGACAGGTATGGTTTCAACTCCCCGGAGGGCAGAGGGGTCATGACGATGTATATTTTCGGTACCGTCTTCGGTGCGATATTCCTTGGACTCATCGCCGGGTTGCTGGCTACACTGACGCCGATACATCCGTTATCCTTTGCTCTCGCTTCAGGAGTCGGAAGCGGCAGTATGATGGCAGCTGGAAGCGGGACGCTCATCGCAGCCTATCCCGATCTTGAATCTCAAATCATTGCGTTGGCGGGGGCCAGCAACCTGATTTCACTGGCAACGGGACTTTATGTCAGCATGTTCATCGGATTGCCGTTAGCAAATAAAATCTATGCCCTAATGAATAAAAATGAAGCCGGAGGAGAATAG
- the gltB gene encoding glutamate synthase large subunit: MSLYQPIKQEGLYHFMNEHDACGIGFYANMDNVRSHGIVIKSLKMLERLDHRGGVGADGITGDGAGIMTEIPHALLQEEVEELPEFGQYSVGMYLIDNQASLETFREVVQQTVEAEGFNVITFRELPVDEGALADNVRETLPQFLQVITDCSDALDLYFMRKMIEQALEAVDVEHYVASFSNETIVYKGWLRSDQIRQFYMDLSDPRYVSKFGSVHSRFSTNTFPSWARAHPNRLLMHNGEINTIKGNSNWMKARTKQWLVDTFGERGRRVEAIIDESGSDSAIVDNVMEFLSLSMPPEQAAMIMIPEPWKYQDYDNPVIKDFYEFYSYLMEPWDGPTMISFCDNHKLGALTDRNGLRPGRYYVTKSNEIIYSSEVGVVDVEESEILYKGQLSPGKLLLVDFDQSKIIENDELKHGIATSKPYSEWMSQKRSEKVETAPFKRSPVDKDMLHNVLVRFGYTKEDIEKYMKPLTSQVKDPIGAMGFDQPLAFLSSHSKLLFDYFKQHFAQVTNPPLDSYREKIVTSEITYLGREGHLLDPGVKAVDRVQLELPVIDGRVLAREDVKRLGIAEIDITYTGALKDALSHIQHQAAELAKKHGVLVLTDALILEDEERYAIPSLLATSAVHQALIGHERRTLTSIVVKTAEVREVHHVATLIGFGANAVYPYIAQETLISVSEGDETVVGDYNKALTEGLIKVMAKMGISTVQSYHGAQVFEAVGIGKSVMDQYFGGAVSKIGGLSIEDIDYRNKKMQDRRLEYLESGTRFQWRQQGEDHVINPNSIRLLQAACRTNDKQAYEEYRENMHESHHSSIRHLLKFKSRRPIPIDQVEPKEEIVKRFKTGAMSFGSLSQEAHETLAEAMNQIGGRSNSGEGGENPERFEPKADGRNLNSAIKQVASGRFGVNSEYLNSAKEIQIKVAQGAKPGEGGQLPGQKVYPWVAEIRNSTPGVGLISPPPHHDIYSIEDLAQLIHDLKNANKEADISVKLVAKNGVGTIAAGVAKAYADKIVISGFDGGTGASPLTSIQHAGLPWELGLTEAHQTLQLNGLRSRVTLETDGKLMTGRDVAIACALGAEEFAFATAPLVVLGCVMMRVCHKDTCPVGIATQNGDLRKLYTGKAEHVVNFMHFIAEDIREILAELGLKSMDDLVGAVEHLEVDKEKTANHHLGELDLSPILTPIDGDRRKVDVQQHPFEWSLDDLNLLPDFKEKVEAGESHEAAYHVKNRHRNIGTQLGSLITNTRGMEALDHDTYKVNTFGHGGQSYGAFIPQGLTMHHVGDLNDYVGKGISGGRIVVQAPVEERSRDIIAGNVCLYGAIKGQVFINGVAGERFGVRNSGAEVVVEGIGDHGLEYMTGGRVVIIGDIGKNFAAGMSGGIAYIINEKSVIENQVNMNHEMIEVGLVEDGEEMDKVKHLLYGHQYFTGSQRAQDAIGKIESGEIEVIKVIPVEYRKMQQRIRYGLENSHSLKDAELKAFNGELTVEDKELEKMNIF, from the coding sequence ATGAGTTTGTATCAGCCAATCAAACAAGAAGGTTTATATCATTTCATGAACGAGCATGATGCATGTGGCATCGGATTCTATGCCAACATGGATAATGTGCGCTCCCATGGAATTGTCATCAAATCTCTTAAAATGCTCGAGAGATTAGATCATCGAGGAGGTGTCGGTGCTGACGGCATCACTGGTGACGGCGCTGGTATCATGACTGAAATTCCGCATGCACTTCTGCAGGAGGAAGTGGAAGAACTGCCGGAATTCGGTCAATACTCTGTCGGGATGTACCTGATTGATAATCAGGCATCTCTTGAAACTTTCAGGGAAGTTGTGCAGCAGACGGTGGAGGCTGAAGGGTTCAATGTAATCACCTTCAGGGAACTTCCGGTCGACGAAGGCGCCCTGGCCGATAATGTCCGGGAGACGCTGCCACAATTTTTGCAGGTGATTACGGACTGCAGTGATGCCCTCGACCTCTATTTCATGAGGAAGATGATCGAGCAGGCGCTTGAAGCGGTAGATGTCGAACATTATGTCGCTTCCTTCTCCAATGAGACGATCGTCTATAAAGGCTGGCTGCGTTCTGATCAGATCAGGCAGTTCTACATGGATCTCAGCGATCCGCGCTATGTATCGAAGTTCGGTTCGGTCCACTCCCGCTTCAGCACGAATACATTCCCAAGCTGGGCAAGAGCCCATCCGAACCGTCTCCTGATGCACAATGGTGAAATCAACACCATCAAAGGCAACTCGAACTGGATGAAGGCGCGTACGAAGCAGTGGCTGGTGGATACGTTCGGTGAGAGGGGCCGAAGGGTCGAAGCGATCATTGACGAATCAGGTAGTGACTCCGCCATCGTCGATAATGTCATGGAGTTCCTGAGCCTCTCCATGCCGCCTGAACAGGCAGCGATGATCATGATTCCCGAACCATGGAAGTATCAGGACTACGATAACCCGGTCATCAAGGACTTCTATGAATTCTACAGTTATCTCATGGAGCCATGGGATGGGCCGACGATGATCAGCTTCTGCGACAACCATAAGCTTGGAGCGTTGACGGACCGCAACGGTCTGCGTCCTGGACGATATTATGTGACGAAAAGCAATGAAATCATCTATTCCTCTGAAGTGGGCGTCGTTGATGTGGAAGAGTCTGAAATCCTCTATAAGGGTCAGCTCAGCCCGGGTAAGCTGCTGCTTGTCGATTTCGACCAGTCGAAGATCATCGAGAACGATGAGCTGAAGCACGGCATCGCAACATCGAAGCCATACAGTGAATGGATGTCCCAAAAGCGCAGTGAGAAGGTGGAAACGGCGCCATTCAAACGCAGTCCGGTGGACAAGGATATGCTGCACAATGTACTGGTGCGCTTCGGATATACGAAGGAAGATATAGAGAAATACATGAAACCTTTGACTTCGCAGGTGAAGGACCCGATCGGAGCGATGGGCTTCGACCAGCCGCTCGCCTTCCTGTCGAGTCATTCAAAACTGTTGTTCGATTATTTCAAGCAGCATTTTGCACAGGTCACCAATCCGCCGCTCGATTCCTATCGTGAGAAGATCGTTACGAGCGAAATCACATACCTCGGCAGGGAAGGGCATCTGCTCGATCCGGGAGTCAAGGCGGTCGATCGTGTACAGTTGGAGCTTCCTGTCATCGACGGACGGGTGCTTGCGCGTGAAGATGTAAAAAGGCTCGGTATAGCTGAAATCGACATCACATATACAGGCGCATTGAAGGATGCACTGTCCCACATACAGCATCAGGCTGCAGAACTGGCTAAAAAGCACGGTGTGCTCGTACTGACTGATGCACTTATTCTTGAGGACGAGGAAAGGTACGCCATTCCTTCGCTTCTTGCGACAAGTGCGGTGCATCAGGCACTGATCGGCCACGAACGCCGTACACTCACGAGCATCGTCGTGAAGACGGCGGAAGTGCGCGAAGTCCACCATGTGGCGACGCTGATCGGTTTTGGTGCCAATGCGGTCTATCCGTATATTGCACAGGAAACGCTCATCTCCGTATCGGAAGGGGACGAAACGGTGGTCGGCGACTACAACAAGGCGTTGACCGAGGGACTCATCAAGGTCATGGCAAAGATGGGCATCTCAACTGTACAGAGTTACCATGGTGCCCAGGTATTCGAAGCCGTAGGTATCGGAAAGTCTGTCATGGACCAGTACTTTGGCGGTGCCGTCTCGAAGATCGGTGGGCTGTCAATTGAGGATATCGATTACAGGAATAAAAAGATGCAGGACAGGAGGCTGGAATACCTGGAGTCCGGAACCAGATTCCAATGGCGTCAGCAGGGGGAGGACCATGTCATCAACCCGAATTCCATCCGTCTGCTCCAGGCGGCATGTCGGACGAATGACAAGCAGGCATATGAGGAGTACAGGGAAAACATGCATGAAAGCCATCATTCCAGCATCCGCCATCTGTTGAAATTCAAGTCCCGAAGACCGATTCCGATCGATCAGGTGGAACCGAAGGAGGAAATCGTCAAGCGCTTCAAGACGGGTGCCATGAGTTTCGGTTCCTTGTCTCAGGAAGCCCATGAGACACTTGCAGAAGCGATGAACCAGATCGGTGGACGCAGCAACAGTGGTGAAGGTGGAGAGAATCCGGAACGGTTTGAGCCGAAAGCGGACGGCAGGAATCTGAACAGTGCCATCAAGCAGGTGGCCTCCGGCCGATTCGGTGTGAACAGCGAATACCTGAACAGTGCGAAGGAGATCCAGATCAAGGTGGCACAGGGTGCGAAGCCGGGTGAAGGTGGACAGCTGCCGGGGCAGAAGGTCTATCCTTGGGTGGCTGAGATCAGGAACTCGACGCCGGGTGTCGGACTCATTTCACCACCGCCGCACCACGACATCTATTCCATCGAGGACTTGGCACAGCTGATACATGACCTTAAGAATGCCAACAAGGAAGCGGATATTTCCGTAAAGCTGGTTGCCAAAAATGGTGTCGGAACGATTGCTGCGGGTGTTGCGAAAGCCTATGCAGATAAAATTGTCATCAGCGGGTTCGATGGCGGGACAGGTGCATCACCGCTGACAAGCATCCAGCACGCCGGTCTGCCTTGGGAACTCGGACTGACGGAAGCGCATCAGACGCTGCAGCTCAATGGCCTGAGATCCAGGGTTACACTCGAGACGGATGGCAAGCTCATGACGGGCAGGGATGTTGCTATCGCATGTGCACTCGGTGCCGAGGAGTTCGCGTTCGCGACAGCACCGCTTGTCGTACTCGGCTGTGTCATGATGCGTGTGTGTCATAAGGATACGTGCCCGGTGGGCATCGCCACACAGAATGGTGATCTGCGTAAGCTGTATACCGGAAAAGCGGAACATGTCGTCAACTTCATGCACTTCATTGCTGAAGACATCCGGGAAATACTGGCGGAACTCGGCCTGAAATCCATGGATGACCTCGTCGGTGCCGTGGAGCACCTGGAAGTGGACAAGGAGAAGACGGCGAACCATCATCTTGGTGAGCTGGACCTGTCACCGATACTGACGCCTATCGATGGGGACAGAAGGAAAGTCGACGTGCAGCAACACCCATTCGAATGGTCTCTTGACGACCTCAACCTTCTGCCCGACTTCAAGGAGAAGGTAGAAGCGGGAGAATCGCACGAAGCAGCCTACCATGTCAAGAACAGGCACAGGAACATCGGTACACAGCTCGGCAGCCTGATCACGAACACCCGGGGCATGGAGGCGCTCGATCATGACACATACAAGGTCAATACATTCGGCCATGGCGGCCAGAGCTATGGTGCCTTCATTCCGCAAGGTTTGACGATGCATCATGTGGGTGACTTGAACGACTATGTCGGCAAGGGGATATCCGGCGGACGCATTGTCGTCCAGGCGCCGGTCGAGGAAAGGAGCCGTGACATCATCGCCGGCAATGTCTGCCTGTATGGTGCCATCAAGGGCCAGGTGTTCATCAATGGTGTTGCCGGAGAACGTTTCGGCGTCAGGAATAGTGGCGCGGAAGTGGTCGTTGAAGGTATTGGCGACCACGGTCTCGAGTATATGACAGGCGGACGCGTAGTAATCATCGGGGATATCGGGAAGAATTTCGCTGCAGGCATGAGCGGGGGTATTGCATATATCATAAATGAGAAGTCGGTCATCGAAAATCAGGTCAACATGAACCACGAAATGATCGAAGTCGGTCTCGTTGAAGATGGTGAAGAAATGGATAAGGTGAAGCACCTGCTCTACGGACACCAGTACTTCACGGGCAGCCAGAGGGCCCAGGACGCGATCGGAAAGATCGAATCCGGTGAAATTGAGGTCATCAAAGTCATCCCTGTCGAATACAGGAAGATGCAGCAGAGGATCAGGTATGGCCTCGAGAACAGCCATTCCTTGAAGGATGCCGAACTGAAGGCGTTCAATGGGGAACTGACGGTTGAAGACAAAGAACTTGAGAAGATGAATATATTCTAG
- a CDS encoding pyridoxamine 5'-phosphate oxidase family protein, which translates to MNREEFKNTLKEILDNNNIGTMATIRDNKPMSRYMYFYNDGLTLYTYTRKDTYKIDDLEENPYAHILLGYEEREDKGESYVEILGKASLPEEVTPDVDEMLAKLGNLYQKLKGEDDLQAIKIDIETVRIMNDEDAEPKTVEL; encoded by the coding sequence ATGAACAGGGAAGAATTCAAAAATACATTGAAAGAAATTCTGGACAATAATAATATCGGTACGATGGCAACAATCCGCGACAACAAGCCGATGAGCCGTTACATGTACTTCTATAACGATGGCCTGACGCTCTATACGTACACGAGGAAAGATACGTACAAGATCGACGATCTGGAGGAAAACCCATATGCCCACATTCTTCTTGGATATGAAGAAAGGGAGGACAAGGGTGAGAGTTATGTCGAAATCCTCGGTAAGGCCAGCCTGCCTGAAGAAGTGACCCCTGATGTCGACGAAATGCTCGCCAAGCTCGGCAACCTCTATCAGAAGTTGAAAGGCGAGGACGACCTCCAGGCGATAAAGATCGACATCGAAACGGTACGGATCATGAACGATGAGGATGCGGAACCTAAGACTGTAGAACTATAG
- a CDS encoding LysR family transcriptional regulator yields MEIKQLKYFIETARQEHMTEAALSLNVAQSALSRQIGLLEEDLGVKLFKRVGRNIKLTDEGKIFFEDALTIIESVEKSREKLNEEVIQKRHTLNIHLTRSDMTSKVLQSLNQFLRQETDIEFNIHTLDESVIEDRLMDETLDIVISAQRSEDPLIQSALLFEQNYHYVFRESNRIQLPVQASLNELEEFPLITFQPVFDISQMFKRQNIGIYQDMTIIQHLLIEHAHVAILTHEEAKQLTYSYPKFTVHSLNHLNIKHPMYVSMRKDNQKPFVKKWYSHLRQTFSPLFNPYSD; encoded by the coding sequence ATGGAGATCAAACAACTGAAATACTTCATCGAGACCGCCAGACAGGAGCATATGACAGAAGCCGCCCTGTCCCTGAACGTCGCGCAGTCGGCACTTTCACGGCAGATCGGCCTGCTTGAGGAAGACCTCGGGGTCAAACTGTTCAAAAGGGTCGGCCGCAACATAAAATTGACGGATGAAGGGAAAATTTTTTTCGAAGATGCATTGACCATCATCGAATCGGTGGAGAAATCGAGGGAGAAGCTCAATGAGGAAGTCATCCAGAAAAGACATACGCTGAACATCCACCTCACCCGTTCCGACATGACATCCAAAGTGCTCCAGTCCCTGAACCAATTCCTGAGGCAGGAGACGGACATCGAGTTCAACATCCATACACTGGATGAATCGGTCATTGAAGACAGGCTCATGGACGAAACACTCGATATCGTCATATCGGCCCAAAGATCTGAAGATCCGCTCATACAGAGTGCTTTGCTCTTCGAACAGAACTATCATTATGTATTCCGTGAAAGCAACAGGATACAACTGCCGGTCCAGGCTTCCCTGAATGAACTCGAGGAGTTCCCCCTCATAACATTCCAGCCTGTATTCGACATCAGCCAGATGTTCAAAAGGCAGAACATCGGGATATATCAGGACATGACCATCATCCAGCATCTCCTGATCGAGCATGCACATGTGGCGATACTCACCCATGAAGAGGCCAAGCAGCTCACATACAGTTATCCGAAGTTCACCGTCCACAGCCTCAACCATCTCAACATCAAACATCCCATGTATGTCAGCATGCGCAAGGATAATCAGAAACCCTTCGTCAAGAAATGGTACAGCCATCTGCGCCAGACATTCAGCCCCCTTTTCAACCCCTACTCGGATTAA
- a CDS encoding MFS transporter produces MDRERLWTRDFIIVFIFNFFIMLAMFLLMVTISGYAVDEFGVSTSTAGLVAGIFIVGSLVGRVLTGHQLSLMGAKKIMYIGTAMFIITYGLYFVAGNLQLLLIVRFFNGLANGVATTAVGTIAALALPRSRRGEGISYFSLSFVMATALGPFMAFFLLQHITYHMLFLIVFTLVLLASVFTIFIKTDNTTIDLSKEPKPKFEWIDKNAMPIGIVVLIICMTYSTVLSFIALFAEEQNIVAAASYFFLVYAIVILMTRPVTGRLMDQKGANIVIYPAFIVLALGYLTLGQTASGFMLLLSGVLLGFGYGNFQSITQALCIKVADAKNVGLATSTYFIALDFGLGVGSYILGTLVPTLGYSGLYSSMVLLVAAGALVYYMVYGRYEGKNA; encoded by the coding sequence ATGGATAGAGAACGTCTCTGGACGAGGGATTTTATCATTGTATTCATATTCAACTTCTTCATCATGCTTGCGATGTTTCTGCTCATGGTCACGATCAGCGGCTATGCAGTGGACGAGTTTGGCGTGTCGACCAGTACAGCAGGGCTGGTCGCTGGCATCTTCATCGTGGGATCGCTGGTCGGACGGGTGCTGACCGGCCACCAGCTGAGCCTGATGGGGGCAAAGAAGATCATGTACATCGGCACCGCCATGTTCATCATCACCTACGGGCTATATTTCGTCGCCGGCAATCTTCAGCTGCTGCTGATCGTCCGGTTCTTCAACGGGCTGGCCAACGGGGTTGCGACGACCGCAGTGGGTACGATTGCAGCGCTGGCCCTGCCAAGATCGCGCAGGGGGGAGGGCATCAGCTACTTCAGCCTGAGCTTTGTCATGGCGACGGCCCTCGGGCCTTTCATGGCTTTCTTCCTGCTGCAGCACATCACCTATCATATGCTGTTTCTGATCGTGTTCACACTCGTTCTGCTCGCCAGTGTGTTCACCATCTTCATCAAGACCGATAATACGACAATCGACCTGTCGAAAGAGCCGAAACCGAAATTCGAATGGATCGACAAGAATGCCATGCCGATCGGCATTGTGGTGCTGATCATCTGCATGACGTATTCGACGGTGCTTTCCTTCATCGCCTTATTTGCAGAAGAGCAGAATATCGTCGCAGCTGCGAGCTACTTCTTTCTTGTCTATGCCATAGTCATTCTCATGACGCGGCCGGTGACCGGGCGGCTTATGGACCAGAAGGGTGCGAACATCGTCATCTATCCCGCCTTCATCGTCCTGGCCCTCGGCTATCTGACGCTCGGCCAGACGGCTTCGGGCTTCATGCTGCTCCTGTCCGGTGTACTGCTCGGCTTCGGATACGGGAATTTCCAGTCGATCACCCAGGCCCTCTGCATCAAGGTGGCGGATGCAAAGAACGTGGGGCTTGCGACCTCCACCTACTTTATTGCCCTCGATTTTGGCCTCGGCGTGGGCTCATACATTCTCGGCACACTGGTGCCGACCCTCGGCTACAGCGGACTGTACAGTTCGATGGTACTGCTGGTGGCAGCTGGGGCCCTGGTGTACTACATGGTATACGGCAGGTATGAGGGCAAGAACGCGTAA